A section of the Lathamus discolor isolate bLatDis1 chromosome 6, bLatDis1.hap1, whole genome shotgun sequence genome encodes:
- the NIN gene encoding ninein isoform X5, whose protein sequence is MDEAEQDQYEARLKELFDSFDSTGTGSLGQEELTDLCHVLHLEEVAPALQQTLLQDNLLGRVHFDQFKEALILILSRTLSNEEHFQEPDSSPEAQPKYIKGGKRYGRRSLPEFQESVEDFAEVTVIEPLSEEARPPRIASSGCEEHWKTRDSEEYEAEGQLRFWNPDDLNASPGASLPSPDWIEEKLQEVCEHLGITRDGHLNRKKLVSICEQYGLQAAAGEVLEEVLHNLEQDGTMSIEDFFYGLFKNGKPLTPSASTPYRQLKRHLSMQSFDESGRRMITHSAMSSTIGFCLFSNLDDGMGYGCVEGVLDCWHQEGIENSQEILKALDFNLDGKVNLTELTLALENELLITKNGIHQAALASFKMEIRHLLERADQVAREKEKLRLDLEKAEKLKFLMASEVDDHHAAIERRNEYNLRKLDEEYKERIAALKNELQREREQILQQANKQRLDLEQEIEKLKNDENYIRDRLALSLKKNSRLESELLEMGEKLSKYESLASKLQRNLENVLTEKFGDLDPSSTEFFLQEERLAQMRSEYQRQCRELQDQIDELHSELEEYRAQGKVLRPSLKSLLSEEFDIDMKSHGNSGIEPDQGLGSEDCNPLNMSIEAEMAIEQMKEQHHRDLHHLKQELEDTVSHYEKQLDETKIHSEKEQEDMRKKYTEEMHVMEKQITGLKNQIVELQGEAAVLREQQEKLDCKHNDEKNKLQMRFDEEKANLQELLRQEHEEDIRARLDQINEKFSQEREELIQNGVWVEEKMRVLVQTLQEEKVELERGFHEQLKRMAEVHALEKEELQQELLRKLEQDLEEERKKIESMGSGCNRRASHVETPFSASTQTLVNKYEETIQNLEGHYQRELRELAEQQREAKSQWEFEKDEIAQKAAEAHEQLKESLANEKAISSALTQEKDLLEKIFKEEVNKLVCEREQLQKELWDLRSAAEKQEKRLNDEITQLQNDHEKELKSKEERISVVEENGKLFRQKLERLRSEYKQEKEDLNSKLLALESLNQDICVRAETEKAEMNLEILNLQGRIQKLQCETRCFSALQNHYRVLENEYAKAKSRIAAFSGMAPLGDDVDGLLNLQKVHEQAVKENVRMAAEIVRLQHKLQAVEQEMVQPPSPGCSYSSSEQSQLPDEMDPIFEGLPSDCNSADKGTDLNVHSPLEADSTDLEEMTEMDSELEKACVKARAGSHAFKVQVCQIQGRKAALEAALVNPNDVHLHKEREERHTVEHSLQSTCTELQQKVDLLRFEADKLREENIILKNEVTLLNEEGSASSLKLRELNGSQEEMRQKIEAVRKEKVAVQKMVDNLKKQVADLKTRNQQLDSENTELSQRNSKNQADVQDLNQQLARVLKQKERESGKCTLEEWEKERLVLKEELENSKVKSSNMVSSLETELSKMKVQARMLEQENHILKQELEKTKQLPRCPDLSDLQNEVSSLVSKNEKLQKEKEALSEELNRCIDKVAKASCLENAVGSLKQEQKSWEQQSHTLKTQLTVSQEKVQSLDETLQNTNLQMSRLKSDLQVMQQEKETLKQEVMSLHKQLQNANEKGCRTNSGKYTGMSWTS, encoded by the exons ATTCCTCCCCAGAAGCGCAGCCCAAGTACATCAAAGGCGGCAAGCGCTATGGCCGGAGGTCCCTGCCGGAGTTCCAGGAGTCCGTGGAAGACTTTGCTGAGGTGACTGTCATTGAACCACTGAGTGAGGAAGCGCGTCCCCCACGCATTGCCTCCAGCGGCTGTGAGGAG cACTGGAAGACTCGAGACAGCGAGGAGTATGAGGCTGAGG GGCAGCTCCGCTTCTGGAACCCTGATGACCTGAATGCCTCCCCTGGTGCCTCACTGCCCAGCCCGGACTGGATAGAGGAGAAACTGCAGGAGGTCTGTGAGCACCTTGGCATCACCAGGGATGGCCACCTGAACCGGAAAAAGCTTGTCTCCATCTGTGAGCAGTATGGGCTccaagcagcagctggggag GTGCTTGAAGAGGTACTCCATAACCTGGAGCAAGATGGCACCATGAGCATAGAGGACTTCTTCTATGGCttgtttaaaaatggaaagCCGCTGACACCTTCAGCATCTACACCATACAGACAACTGAAACGACACCTTTCCATGCAG TCCTTTGATGAAAGCGGGAGGCGCATGATCACCCACTCTGCCATGTCCAGCACCATTGGCTTCTGCCTCTTCTCCAACCTGGATGATGGGATGGGCTATGGCTGTGTGGAGGGTGTCCTTGACTGCTGGCACCAGGAGGGCATAGAGAACAGCCAGGAGATCCTGAAG GCTTTGGACTTCAACTTGGATGGGAAGGTGAACCTGACAGAGCTGACGCTGGCTCTGGAAAACGAGCTAttaataaccaagaatggaatCCACCAGGCAGCCCTGGCAAGCTTCAAAATGGAGATCAGACACTTGCT GGAGAGAGCTGACCAAGTGgccagagagaaagagaagctgcGGTTGGACTtggaaaaagctgaaaagttGAAATTCCTGATGGCCTCCGAAGTGGATGACCACCACGCTGCAATTGAGCGCCGGAATGAGTACAATCTCAG GAAGCTGGATGAGGAGTACAAGGAACGAATTGCAGCTCTAAAGAATGAGCTCCAGAGAGAGCGGGAGCAGATCCTGCAGCAGGCTAACAAACAGCGGCTGGATCTGGAGCAGGAGatagaaaagctgaaaaatgatGAGAACTACATCCGCGACCGCCTGGCTCTTTCCCTGAAG aaaaACAGCCGCCTGGAAAGCGAGCTATtggaaatgggagaaaaacTGTCCAAGTATGAAAGTTTGGCAAGCAAACTACAGAGGAACTTGGAAAACGTCCTGACTGAGAAG TTTGGGGACCTGGATCCTAGCAGCACAGAGTTTTTCCTGCAGGAGGAGAGACTGGCACAGATGAGAAGCGAGTACCAGCGGCAGTGCAGA GAGCTGCAAGACCAGATAGATGAGCTGCACTCAGAGCTGGAGGAGTACCGTGCCCAAGGCAAAGTGCTCAGGCCTTCGCTGAAGAGCTTGCTGTCGGAAGAGTTTGACATTGATATGAAAAGTCATGGCAATAGTGGTATTGAGCCTGACCAAG GACTTGGTTCAGAAGACTGCAACCCACTAAATATGAGCATAGAGGCAGAAATGGCTATTGAGCAAATGAAGGAGCAACATCACAGGGATCTGCATCACCTCAAACAGGAGCTTGAAGACACA GTGAGCCATTACGAAAAGCAGCTAGATGAGACAAAAATCCACTCTGAAAAGGAGCAAgaggatatgaggaagaagtacaCTGAAGAGATGCATGTCATGGAAAAGCAAATAACTGGTCTTAAAAATCAAATTGTAGAACTGCAAGGAGAGGCAGCAGTGCTcagagaacagcaggaaaagcttgACTGTAAGCACAatgatgagaaaaacaaattacaaatGCGTTTTGATGAGGAAAAAGCCAATCTGCAAGAACTACTGAGGCAGGAGCATGAAGAAGACATTAGAGCCAGACTGGATCAGATAAATGAGAAGTTTAGTCAAGAACGGGAAGAACTGATTCAAAATGGTGTCTGGGTGGAAGAAAAGATGAGAGTTTTAGTGCAGACACTGCAGGAAGAGAAGGTAGAGCTGGAACGTGGCTTTCATGAGCAGCTGAAAAGGATGGCTGAGGTGCATGCCCTGGAGAAGGAAGAGCTCCAgcaagagctgctgaggaagcttGAGCAGGACCTGGAGGAGGAAAG gaaaaaaattgaaagtatGGGAAGTGGCTGTAACAGAAGAGCATCTCATGTAGAAACTCCATTTTCTGCCAGCACACAAACACTTGTGAATAAATATGAAGAAACAATCCAAAATCTGGAAGGACATTACCAGCGAGAGTTGCGTGAACTTGCTGAACAGCAAAGAGAGGCGAAATCTCAGTGGGAGTTTGAAAAGGATGAAATTGCTCAGAAGGCTGCTGAAGCCCACGAGCAACTGAAGGAAAGTCTGGCAAATGAGAAGGCCATTTCTTCTGCCCTCACCCAGGAGAAAGATCTCCTGGAGAAAATCTTCAAAGAAGAAGTGAACAAGCTTGTGTGTGAGAGGGAGCAGCTTCAGAAGGAGCTGTGGGACCTGAGGAGTGCTGCtgagaagcaagagaaaaggcTGAATGATGAAATAACACAACTCCAAAATGACCATGAGAAAGAGCTAAAGAGCAAAGAGGAGCGTATATCTGTGGTGGAGGAAAATGGGAAGCTGTTCAGGCAAAAGCTGGAGAGACTTCGCAGTGAATATAAGCAAGAGAAAGAAGACCTCAATTCCAAACTTCTTGCTTTGGAGAGTTTAAACCAGGACATTTGTGtaagagcagaaacagaaaaggccGAGATGAATTTAGAAATCTTAAATCTTCAAGGGAGAATACAGAAATTGCAGTGTGAGACCCGTTGTTTTTCTGCACTACAGAATCATTATAGGGTCCTGGAAAATGAGTatgcaaaagcaaagagcagaattGCTGCTTTTAGTGGCATGGCACCTCTGGGAGATGATGTGGATGGCCTCTTGAATCTGCAGAAAGTGCATGAgcaagcagtgaaggaaaatgTCAGAATGGCTGCTGAGATCGTCAGGCTGCAGCACAAATTGCAAGCAGTGGAGCAGGAGATGGTGCAGCCTCCCAGTCCTGGCTGCTCCTACTCCAGCTCAGAACAATCTCAGCTGCCAGATGAAATGGACCCCATCTTTGAAGGCTTGCCCAGCGATTGTAACAGTGCAGACAAGGGAACAGATTTGAATGTCCATTCACCTTTGGAGGCTGATTCTACAGACCTGGAGGAAATGACTGAGATGGATTCAGAACTGGAGAAAGCATGTGTTAAAGCCAGAGCAGGCAGCCATGCCTTCAAGGTGCAGGTGTGTCAGATTcaaggaaggaaagcagcactggaagctgctctggttAACCCAAATGACGTGCATCTccacaaagagagagaggagaggcaTACAGTGGAGCACAGCTTACAAAGCACGTGcactgagctgcagcaaaaagtTGATCTTTTGAG ATTTGAAGCTGACAAGCTCagggaagaaaatattattctgaAAAATGAAGTGACTTTATTGAATGAGGAGGGTAGTGCTTCCAGCCTGAAACTGAGGGAGCTAAATGGGTCCCAAGAAGAAATGCG gCAAAAGATAGAAGCTGTGAGAAAGGAGAAAGTGGCTGTACAGAAGATGGTTGACAACCTGAAAAAGCAG GTAGCAGATCTGAAGACCAGAAACCAGCAGCTGGactctgaaaatacagaactaAGCCAGAGGAACTCCAAAAATCAAGCGGATGTGCAGGATCTTAATCAACAGCTGGCAAGGGTGCtcaagcaaaaggaaagagaatcGGGAAAGTGTACCCTGGaagaatgggaaaaggaaagactGGTACTAAAAGAGGAACTGGAAAACTCCAAAGTAAAG TCATCAAATATGGTGTCTTCCTTGGAGACGGAGCTGTCGAAAATGAAGGTTCAAGCTCgcatgctggagcaggagaacCACATTCTCAAGCAGGAACTTGAGAAGACAAAACAG ctgccCAGATGTCCTGATCTCTCTGACCTTCAGAATGAAGTTTCAAGCTTAgtttctaaaaatgaaaagctgcagaaagaaaaggaagcccTGAGTGAGGAATTAAACAGATGTATTGATAAG GTGGCTAAAGCAAGCTGCTTAGAGAATGCAGTTGGCAGCTTGAAGCAGGAACAGAAGTCCTGGGAACAGCAGAGTCATACACTGAAAACGCAGCTCACAGTTTCACAAGAAAAG